The genome window TTTTGCGGGCAAAGTTGGCACTGGACTTTGTTATCTTCCAGTTTTTTATAAAATAATGCTTCTTTCATGGTTTCTCCTTTTCCGTTTTCGTGCAATTCGCGGACATTTTTTTCTGTTATTGGTTATCACGCGCAAAGGCCGTTTTGGAAAAACGGATTACGGATTTTTTTCCGTTTCCCGTTTTCCGTTTTCCGTTTTCCGTTTTCCGTTTTCCGTTTTCCGTTTTCCGTTTTCCGTTTTCCGTTTCTTAGATACTTTCATTTTCGAGAGTTATGTTTTCCAATTTCATTTTATGGGAAATTCTTACATCTCCAATGATTTTTACATTGTTTCCAAAGCGAACATCCTCTTCAACTATCAGAGAAGTACATTTTTTTAGTGAGGGAATACCTTTTTTACAATGCGAATTCAATTTATCTATAGTTTTGTAAAATCGATCATCAAGATTTATTTCCGGTCTTATCCCTGAATCATTTTCCAGCATGATTTGGTAATCCTTGCGCAATTTATACGCATCACTCCAAACGAGTAAAAGGTCATTTGTTTTCTTTACGGGAACCAGACGGTTCCTCGGAACAGCAATGGCTTTTGAGCCTTCGAAAACACTAATAGCAGAACCCATTGCACTTTCAATCTGATAAACCTTGTTTCCCTCAATTTCTTTGGGATTAATGATCAAGGAAAGAGGGAGTAAATTATTGTAATTTTGCAATTCTTTTTTCAAATATTTTAAATTCACCCAAAGGTTATTCGTATTAAAGTATTTGTATAAATTTATATCCTGAAAAAGGTGGATTTCATCCTCTGGACATTGGGCGATTTCACGTAAAATTAATTGACCGTCTTTTGTTTGAGCAATATGCCCACCTTTATTATCCATCTCTGTTCTTTCGCAAACTTCCATAAGAAACGGAATATCATTGTTTGCAAAATAACCGAATATTTTTTCATTCACAACCGCTCCGAGATTATCGGAGTTTGAAATAAAAGCATATTCGATTCCATTATCCAGAAGTTTGTCCAATATCCCTGTAATTTGCATTACCATATAAATTTCACCATGCCCCGGTGGATTCCAGTTCATATTATCATCATCCAATTTTAGAGGGGAAAGATCACTTTGCTTGATTTTAGGAAATTTATTTTGGATAAAATCTAAGGGAATATTTGCTAATTTGATTGAGGGGTATTTTTTTAGAAAATCAAGAGTGTCCTTCCGCGTATTAAAACTGTCCATAAGAAGTAGGGGAATATTTTCCTTTTTTTCTGCTCGCAGATGAAGTATTTGCGCGACAATGATATCCAAAAAAGTTAAACCATTTTTTGCAGGCAATAAAGATTTTACCTTTTTTAATCCCATGCTCGTGCCCAAACCACCGTTCAGTTTGATTACAGCAAGTTTTTTATATGGTAAATATGAAGGGATAGTTAGCGTTCTATAATCCTTGATCTGCTTTTGGTCGGGGGGGGTAATGTCATTCTCAGAAACTTTGCCGGTTGCCCCTTTGCTAAGCAATTTATAATATTGTAAAAATGCTCGAATTGGGGTATCATCTAATTTTGCATCCATCATAATTTTAGTGAATTTAGTGATCATATTGGGCATAGATTTATTCCTTTCAACCTTATTTTAATATATTTATGTGTTGTGTAAATTTTTATTTTTAATAAGGAAAATATCTCAATCTTGATTTTTATTGTCAAGAAATGGTTAGAGGAATTTTCTTTTTAAAACATTTGACAAAGAAAGCACCGAATAAAATTAAGGACGACAAATTGCAGATTGCATTTGAAATATTTAGAACATTAATTATTTCAATCCAGTTCTGTATTTTGGGCTAGTAACTCAGCGGTAGAGTATCGCCCTTTTAAGGCGAGAGTCGAAGGTTCGAATCCTTCCTGGCTCACCATTTTTTTGTGGCCCCATAGTCTAACGGTTAGGACACAAGGTTTTCATCCTTGGAACAGGAGTTCGATTCTCCTTGGGGTCACCACTTTTAAAGCGACCTTTTGTGGTCGCTTTTTTTTGCCAATTATTTGAAAAATAGGTCTATTTTTGGCTAAGGTAGATTATTAGTTTTTATCGGGAAATTCTTAAGTCCTTAAAAATCAGCAACAATAAAATGAAGTTTAAATTATCAAAAAAAAAGAGCCTTCCAAGGGAAGACTCTCAAATATTTTCGGGATGAAATTGAATTTATTTGTCAGGATCAACACCATCTTTTATCCAACTAATTCCTTTTTGTTTCCAATTGAGTTCTGTAGCATCAATATAACGTTCCCATTTGTAAATACCTGTTTCTTTTCCAATTCTCTTAAACTGAAATTTTGTTGTGGCATTGTCCAATATCACTACTGAACGTACCATACCTTTTTCTTTAAATAATTTCTGTCCTTTTTGCATGTGCACTTGAGCATCTTTTGGTAAAGGTTTTAATTTTCTCATGTCAACAAAAACACCAAATGATCCGGAGTGCCCGATCAATTTTTTTTGGCATTCAGCTGCCCAGTTCTTCATTTCTTCTGCCTGAATAAAACCCTCGAAA of Candidatus Cloacimonadota bacterium contains these proteins:
- a CDS encoding UTP--glucose-1-phosphate uridylyltransferase, with product MPNMITKFTKIMMDAKLDDTPIRAFLQYYKLLSKGATGKVSENDITPPDQKQIKDYRTLTIPSYLPYKKLAVIKLNGGLGTSMGLKKVKSLLPAKNGLTFLDIIVAQILHLRAEKKENIPLLLMDSFNTRKDTLDFLKKYPSIKLANIPLDFIQNKFPKIKQSDLSPLKLDDDNMNWNPPGHGEIYMVMQITGILDKLLDNGIEYAFISNSDNLGAVVNEKIFGYFANNDIPFLMEVCERTEMDNKGGHIAQTKDGQLILREIAQCPEDEIHLFQDINLYKYFNTNNLWVNLKYLKKELQNYNNLLPLSLIINPKEIEGNKVYQIESAMGSAISVFEGSKAIAVPRNRLVPVKKTNDLLLVWSDAYKLRKDYQIMLENDSGIRPEINLDDRFYKTIDKLNSHCKKGIPSLKKCTSLIVEEDVRFGNNVKIIGDVRISHKMKLENITLENESI